The Stenotrophomonas sp. BIO128-Bstrain region GGGGCAGGTCGACGAGACCGGTCTGCTGGCCCCGCAGCGCCTGTTCAACCTCTGACCGGCCCCGGCCGGGCACCACCCCGGTCCTTGTCCCGGACGGCCGCTGACGTTACAATTTCGCGGCCTTTTCAGGCTTCCCGCGTTCTGCGGGTTCATCCTTTCGTTAACGGCGAGTCGCGCGGTACGTCAACCTGACGTTTCTGCGGGCCACGCATCCAAGAGAAAACTGATATGTCGATCGACACCCAGAAGGTCATTGAAGAAAACAAGCGCAGCGCGGCTGACACCGGCTCCCCGGAAGTCCAGGTCGCCCTGCTGACCGCCCGCATCGAACTGCTGACCGGCCACTTCAAGACCCACAAGAAGGATCACCACAGCCGTCGTGGTCTGCTGCAGATGGTCAACCGTCGCCGCAGCCTGCTCGACTACCTGAAGAAGAAAGACGCTCCGCGTTACAAGGCCCTGATCGAAAAGCTCGGCCTGCGTCGCTAAGCACGAACCCCCACCGCGGCGCAGGAATGCGCCGCGGTTTTGTTTTGGTAGTACCGCAATAAACGCCTGGGCCGGACAACCGGTCACCCGTCGGCGGCAAGGGTCGCCCGCGGTCCATTGAAGAAAGCATCATCCAAGGAAACCCCCGTGGCAAAAATCACCAAAACCTTCCAGTACGGCAAGCACACCGTCACGCTTGAAACCGGCGAAATCGCCCGTCAGGCCGGCGGTGCCGTCATCGTCAAGTTCGACGACACCGTGCTGCTGGTCTCCGCCGTTGCCGCCAAGAGCGCGCGTGAGGGCCAGGACTTCTTCCCCCTGACCTGCGACTATCAGGAGAAGTTCTACGCCGGTGGCCGTATCCCGGGCGGTTTCTTCAAGCGCGAAGGCCGCGCGACCGAAAAAGAGACGCTGATTTCGCGCCTGATCGATCGCCCGATCCGTCCGCTGTTCCCGGAAGACTACAAGAACGAAGTTCAGATCATCGCCACGGTGATGTCGCTGAACCCGGACATCGATGGCGACATCGCTGCCCTGATCGGCGCCTCGGCCGCGCTGTCGCTGGCCGGCACCCCGTTCAAGGGTCCGATCGCCGCCGCCAAGGTGGGTTACAAGAACGGTGAGTACATCCTCAACCCGACCGTGACCGAACTGAAGGATTCGGAGCTGGAACTGGTTGTCGCCGGTACCGCCAACGCCGTGCTGATGGTGGAATCCGAAGCCGCGCTGCTGTCCGA contains the following coding sequences:
- the rpsO gene encoding 30S ribosomal protein S15: MSIDTQKVIEENKRSAADTGSPEVQVALLTARIELLTGHFKTHKKDHHSRRGLLQMVNRRRSLLDYLKKKDAPRYKALIEKLGLRR